A single window of Vigna unguiculata cultivar IT97K-499-35 chromosome 1, ASM411807v1, whole genome shotgun sequence DNA harbors:
- the LOC114171176 gene encoding annexin-like protein RJ4 yields the protein MRGNVHSHITHSQFQRVRKRFRVIPMATLVLHHQTSPAQDAEALHQAFKGWGSDGKAIIAILGHRNVHQRQEIRRAYEEIYQENLIKRLESEISGDFERAVYRWMLEPADRDAVLMNVAIKNGPKEYNVIAEIASVLSAKELLAVRCAYHDRYKRSLEEDVAAHTTGHLRQLLVGLVSSYRYEGDEINVKLAQTEANILHESIKEKKTNYEEVTRILTTRSKTQLVATFNRYRDEHGISISKKLVDQSSDDFVKVLHTVIRCVNDHKKYYEKVLRNAIKKFGTDEDGLTRVIVTRAEKDLKDIKEVYYKRNSVHLEDAVSKEISGDYKRFMLALLGNQD from the exons ATGAGAGGAAATGTGCATTCTCACATCACACACTCACAGTTTCAGAGAGTGAGAAAAAGGTTTAGAGTTATTCCAATGGCCACTCTTGTTCTTCATCATCAAACTTCTCCTGCTCAAGATGCTGAGGCTCTTCATCAAGCTTTCAAAG GATGGGGTTCTGATGGCAAGGCAATTATAGCAATACTGGGTCACAGAAATGTTCATCAGAGACAGGAAATCAGAAGGGCTTATGAAGAGATCTACCAAGAGAATCTCATCAAACGCCTTGAGTCAGAGATTTCTGGTGATTTTGAG AGAGCTGTGTATCGTTGGATGTTGGAGCCTGCAGATCGTGATGCTGTTTTGATGAATGTAGCAATAAAAAATGGTCCAAAAGAGTATAATGTGATCGCAGAGATTGCTAGTGTTCTTTCAGCCAAAGAACTCTTAGCTGTGAGGTGTGCTTACCATGATCGCTACAAACGTTCTTTGGAAGAAGATGTGGCAGCACACACCACTGGTCACCTTCGTCAG CTTTTGGTTGGATTGGTGAGTTCATATAGGTATGAGGGTGATGAGATCAATGTAAAATTGGCACAGACTGAAGCTAATATTCTCCATGAATCAATCAAGGAGAAGAAAACCAACTATGAAGAAGTTACCAGAATTCTTACCACAAGAAGCAAAACTCAACTTGTTGCAACTTTCAACCGCTACAGAGATGAACATGGAATTTCCATCAGTAAG AAATTGGTGGATCAGTCATCTGATGATTTTGTGAAGGTATTGCACACAGTGATTCGTTGCGTCAATGACCATAAAAAGTACTATGAGAAG GTTTTGCGCAATGCAATAAAAAAGTTTGGAACTGATGAAGATGGGTTGACTCGTGTGATTGTAACAAGAGCTGAGAAAGATTTGAAGGACATCAAAGAGGTGTACTACAAGAGGAACAGTGTTCATCTTGAAGATGCTGTGTCAAAGGAAATCTCAGGAGACTACAAGAGGTTCATGCTCGCACTTCTGGGGAACCAAGACTAA